One region of Wyeomyia smithii strain HCP4-BCI-WySm-NY-G18 chromosome 3, ASM2978416v1, whole genome shotgun sequence genomic DNA includes:
- the LOC129727121 gene encoding uncharacterized protein LOC129727121 — MALRRLQCLEKRMDREPKLRENIERQLMEYQAKGYAHRATEAELVLENKDRIWYLPLGVVINPKKPEKVRLIWDAAAKVGGISLNTLLLKGPDQLTVLPAVLSRFRQFKVAVSADIKEMFHQIVIRAEDRHSQRFLWRKDPSCLQEIYLMDVATFGSTCSPASAQFVKNKNAKEFQEQYPRAVEGIIKNHYVDDSLESYESIEEAIRVSEEMRLKHANAGFELRNWLSNSTEVLHRLGEIKPSSSQDIKSNRKEFQRVLGMMWWTNEDILCLSTVVQEAIQKLIDEGERPTKRQLLKCLMGFFDPLGLWSALLVHGKILLQDVWRKGTQWDEKVDDADFERWTRWASLFQDIGGIRIPRCYFQNATVRHYQNLQLHIFADASEVAYAAAAYFRITNPDGIVECTLVAAKTKVAPLKPLSIPRLELRAAVLGVRLMQFVEQSHSVKIQQRFLWSDSTTVLSWLRADHRKYKQYVACRVGELLEASNVREWHWVPTKLNPADMATKWGKGPCKNIAGAWFNGPEFLKGSPNEWPREKTKLLPTEEELRPCHVHRHISIPGMVFDLQRYSRLSRLIGSAAYVHRVFDTRKQMSIVKSQNSSYLTSEELLKGQRTLIRLTQWQAFPDEMVLLTHNQQNSTDKQLQLEKSSSLYRLSPMLDTFGILRMEGRITAAPNVTESSKFPIILPRKHRFTYLMLDDYHRRFRHCNHETVVNEVRQKYYVPQLRVAVKQVAKACQWCKVYKVKPSIPRMAPLPAVRLASFERPFTHTGLDLFGPLVVKIGRSNAKRWIAVFTCLTIRAVHVEVVHSLSTSSCIKSIRRFVVRRGSPATIYSDNGTNFQGANRLLQEQMEELAITFTSTSTKWMFIPPGTPHMGGARERMVRSIKNGMNAAYQSHAKLDDESLETLVIEAEGIVNSRPLTYLPIASEESEALTPNHFLLGSSNGAHQLVPQSRNNVAILQKSWSQTQLHLATFWRRWVREYLPTIAKRTKWFAEGKPITSGDLVVLVDEAIRSTWERGRVVEVIRSSDGRIRQAIVQTARGLIRRAVNKLAVLEVDEKCKTDPEGQCYGGEDVGSGDTAMPATNISDKEVATQNESGAVKQAEAADDD, encoded by the coding sequence ATGGCACTGCGCCGGCTGCAGTGTCTCGAGAAGCGAATGGACCGGGAGCCTAAGTTACGGGAGAATATCGAAAGACAGCTGATGGAATACCAGGCGAAAGGATATGCACACCGCGCGACAGAAGCGGAACTGGTACTGGAGAACAAAGATCGGATCTGGTATTTACCGCTCGGGGTAGTTATAAACCCTAAAAAACCTGAAAAGGTTCGTTTAATATGGGACGCAGCAGCGAAGGTGGGAGGTATATCACTAAATACGCTCCTGTTGAAGGGACCAGACCAATTGACCGTCTTACCAGCTGTTTTGTCGCGCTTTCGGCAGTTTAAAGTAGCGGTTTCAGCAGATATAAAGGAAATGTTCCACCAGATCGTAATTCGTGCCGAAGATCGGCATTCGCAGAGGTTCCTGTGGCGGAAAGATCCGTCGTGTCTCCAAGAAATTTATTTGATGGATGTGGCGACCTTCGGATCAACATGCTCCCCGGCGTCCGCACAATTTGTCAAAAACAAGAATGCGAAGGAGTTTCAAGAACAGTATCCCCGAGCAGTGGAGGGAATAATAAAAAACCACTACGTAGACGATTCGCTGGAAAGTTACGAAAGCATAGAAGAGGCGATCAGAGTCTCTGAGGAGATGCGGTTAAAACATGCCAATGCTGGCTTTGAATTAAGAAACTGGCTATCCAACAGCACAGAAGTACTGCACCGTCTCGGTGAAATAAAACCGTCGTCCAGTCAGGATATTAAGTCGAACAGAAAAGAATTCCAGCGCGTACTGGGGATGATGTGGTGGACCAATGAGGACATTTTATGTTTGTCCACAGTAGTACAAGAAGCTATCCAGAAATTAATCGATGAGGGAGAGCGGCCAACCAAGAGACAACTGTTGAAATGTCTAATGGGTTTTTTTGATCCACTGGGCCTGTGGAGCGCGCTGCTTGTGCATGGGAAAATTTTGCTGCAAGATGTTTGGCGAAAAGGAACGCAGTGGGACGAGAAAGTCGATGATGCCGATTTTGAACGTTGGACTCGATGGGCGAGCCTTTTCCAGGATATCGGAGGGATACGCATTCCCCGATGCTATTTTCAGAATGCAACCGTTCGCCACTATCAAAACCTCCAgttgcatatatttgcagacgCAAGCGAAGTAGCTTATGCCGCTGCAGCCTATTTTCGGATCACAAACCCAGACGGTATAGTGGAGTGCACACTGGTTGCCGCAAAGACGAAAGTGGCACCGCTAAAACCTTTGTCAATTCCTCGACTGGAGTTACGGGCCGCCGTGCTGGGAGTAAGGTTAATGCAATTTGTTGAACAGAGCCACAGCGTCAAGATTCAACAGCGTTTTCTTTGGAGTGATTCAACCACCGTTTTGTCCTGGTTGCGCGCCGATCATCGAAAGTACAAACAATACGTGGCATGTAGAGTAGGAGAGTTACTCGAGGCATCCAACGTACGAGAGTGGCATTGGGTGCCAACCAAACTAAACCCAGCTGATATGGCAACAAAGTGGGGGAAGGGTCCATGCAAAAACATAGCTGGCGCTTGGTTCAATGGGCCGGAGTTTTTGAAAGGTTCCCCAAACGAATGGCCTCGTGAGAAAACTAAATTGTTACCCACGGAAGAAGAGTTGCGACCGTGTCACGTACACCGCCATATTTCCATACCCGGAATGGTGTTCGACCTACAGCGGTACTCACGTCTGTCACGCCTGATTGGCTCAGCCGCATACGTACATCGCGTTTTCGACACCCGAAAACAAATGTCGATCGTGAAAAGCCAGAACAGCAGCTATTTGACTTCGGAGGAGCTGCTTAAAGGGCAACGGACACTGATTCGTTTAACGCAATGGCAAGCGTTTCCAGACGAAATGGTGCTTCTAACGCACAACCAACAGAACTCGACGGATAAACAATTACAGCTTGAAAAATCAAGCAGCTTGTACAGGTTGTCGCCTATGCTTGATACTTTTGGAATTTTGCGGATGGAAGGGCGCATAACAGCCGCCCCCAACGTGACAGAAAGCTCTAAGTTTCCAATTATACTCCCCagaaaacatagatttacttatCTCATGTTGGATGATTACCATCGCAGATTTCGCCATTGCAACCACGAAACAGTCGTGAACGAGGTTCGTCAAAAATACTACGTGCCGCAACTAAGAGTTGCCGTGAAGCAGGTCGCTAAAGCATGCCAATGGTGTAAAGTGTACAAAGTAAAACCCAGCATCCCCCGAATGGCACCGTTGCCAGCTGTACGTCTGGCTTCATTTGAACGACCATTTACGCATACCGGTTTGGATTTATTCGGACCCTTAGTGGTGAAAATTGGTAGGAGCAATGCGAAACGTTGGATTGCGGTGTTCACCTGCCTTACTATACGAGCAGTTCATGTTGAGGTGGTTCACAGCCTCAGCACTAGTTCCTGTATAAAAAGCATTCGCAGGTTCGTCGTTCGTCGTGGATCACCAGCTACTATTTACTCCGATAACGGAACGAATTTTCAGGGAGCAAATAGATTATTGCAGGAGCAGATGGAAGAGCTAGCCATTACCTTCACCAGCACTTCAACTAAGTGGATGTTTATCCCTCCCGGTACACCCCACATGGGAGGCGCGCGGGAGCGCATGGTGCGCTCAATAAAAAATGGCATGAACGCTGCGTACCAGAGTCATGCAAAATTGGATGATGAAAGTTTAGAAACACTGGTGATAGAAGCAGAAGGTATAGTGAATAGTCGCCCGCTCACATATCTGCCAATCGCCTCTGAAGAAAGTGAAGCATTGACCCCGAATCATTTTTTACTAGGCAGCTCAAATGGGGCTCACCAGCTAGTGCCTCAATCAAGAAACAATGTGGCCATATTGCAAAAGTCTTGGAGTCAAACTCAATTGCACTTGGCCACCTTTTGGAGGAGGTGGGTACGAGAGTATTTGCCTACTATTGCTAAGCGAACGAAATGGTTTGCGGAGGGAAAACCAATAACCTCTGGTGACTTGGTTGTTTTGGTAGACGAGGCGATCAGAAGCACCTGGGAAAGAGGTCGAGTTGTCGAAGTCATCAGAAGCAGTGATGGGAGGATCCGTCAGGCTATAGTACAAACTGCGAGGGGGTTGATTCGTAGGGCGGTGAATAAGCTGGCGGTATTAGAGGtagatgaaaaatgtaaaacagACCCAGAGGGTCAGTGTTACGGGGGGGAGGATGTTGGCTCTGGCGACACTGCTATGCCAGCTACCAATATCTCCGATAAAGAAGTTGCTACCCAAAACGAAAGTGGAGCTGTCAAGCAGGCGGAAGCAGCAGACGACGATTAG